A window of candidate division KSB1 bacterium genomic DNA:
TTTAGAAAAATATTTCAGAAACTACTTAACTATAAAAATTATTATCTTTATTTTGTTGGCAAATAAAATAAAAACTCCCCAATAACAACTAGCTGGATATCAGGGAACCGACAAATTTGGGGAGGGAAAAGGCTGTGGCAAGGTAATTGCAATTTAGTAATTAAAAATCAAGAGCGGGATTCACCGTTCTGTAATTCCTGTATCTGGCTGAGTTTTTCCTTCGGTGGAATCTGCAAGCTCCTTTTATTTTAACCCGCTTAAAAACAAACAATTGTGAATTTTGGAGAAAGAATTATGGCAAAGAGATGTTTACTAACTATTGTGTGTATACTTTTGCTCCTGAACTCGGGAGTCCTGTGGGCACAGCAAAAGCAGACAGAGGGTCCATCATCCGCTGCGACGAGAAAGGCAGCGGCGCCAGGTGTTGTTGGTATAAAAGAATTGGCACCAGCACTTTTGGGAGCGGACATTCGCACAACCACGAGCGCCAACCCACAGAACGAGACCACTATTGCGGGAGATCCATCTAATTCCCTTATAGTCATTGGTGGATTCAATGATTACAGGCTTGGAACAGGCTTTGGAGGCAACGGGGTTGTCTTTTCAGCAGATGGAGGAGCCACATGGGTTGACAACGGCCCGGCCGTTGCTCTGCCAGCAGGCTTCACAAATAGTGGTGGAGACCCGAGTATTGCGTTCAATTCGAGTGGCCGTGCTTATTATGCCCATATCGCTTCGGCAGCTGGAGCCTCTATCTTCACCCGAAACAATGGGATATTTGTCTCATCCAGCACCAATGGCGGTGTGACCTGGTCCCCGACGGTGGGAGTAGCAACCAATATATGGCCAGGTTTTGGTACCGTTCCATTTGAGGATAAAGAGATGATCGCTGCGGATGAGTATCCGGGCAGTCCATTTACCGATGGTGTGTATGTCAGTTGGACCCGGTTTTATGACGGTGTCCATCCGGCGAATGCTGTTGCTGGAGGAGGTGACATTATGTTTTCCAGTTCTTCGGATAACGGCGCAACCTGGTCTGCACCCATCATTGTATCTTCTCCTGCCAACGAGCCGGCTAATGGCGGTACAGGGACCAACGGAACTTCTTTTGT
This region includes:
- a CDS encoding exo-alpha-sialidase; amino-acid sequence: MAKRCLLTIVCILLLLNSGVLWAQQKQTEGPSSAATRKAAAPGVVGIKELAPALLGADIRTTTSANPQNETTIAGDPSNSLIVIGGFNDYRLGTGFGGNGVVFSADGGATWVDNGPAVALPAGFTNSGGDPSIAFNSSGRAYYAHIASAAGASIFTRNNGIFVSSSTNGGVTWSPTVGVATNIWPGFGTVPFEDKEMIAADEYPGSPFTDGVYVSWTRFYDGVHPANAVAGGGDIMFSSSSDNGATWSAPIIVSSPANEPANGGTGTNGTSFVQGSEPEVEADGDVYVVYWFGNRTNVSRSTDGGGSFGVATFPFGVPFAVSGVPSPLPSETFRVNPYPNIETDPTRPDHVYVVAADADGPTPLAQVGGGTRATDAGADIIFARSTDNGATWSPTLILNDDPAENNQIFPWMAVDQNTGDICVIWYDTRLDPVGADGIKDLDVFATISTDGGATWSPNVRVTDVSFDPNVGSVFAGATFFG